In Ischnura elegans chromosome 9, ioIscEleg1.1, whole genome shotgun sequence, the following proteins share a genomic window:
- the LOC124165913 gene encoding uncharacterized protein LOC124165913, whose amino-acid sequence MSSADSINKSVMEQLDDVDCDLIEAINNSFLANYLHVMLKKRLETEKSRIDAVLDSKYQEEMVQCKKLKFAVERANATAAVIVKSKTVDEHHDVLSLLSGVSDDVESPMNLLKNEFMKSLNQLPMRGFQKPAPVQLAMVGQKIKECDKLLESAHTHCSAEFPETSALAESLKKIVEPDLLPRKEKCVSLMDAITTKSLEVSAQIATNSAKMFSEESSKIRGMP is encoded by the exons ATGAGTTCCGCTGATTCCATCAACAAGTCGGTAATG GAGCAGCTAGATGATGTGGATTGTGACCTGATAGAGGCAATTAATAACTCCTTTCTAGCTAACTATCTCCATGTAATGCTGAAAAAACGTCTGGAAACAGAGAAATCAAGGATTGAC GCTGTTTTGGATAGTAAATACCAAGAGGAGATGGTCCAATGTAAGAAGTTGAAGTTTGCGGTTGAGAGAGCAAATGCCACTGCTGCTGTCATCGTAAAGTCAAAAACTGTGGACGAGCATCACGACGTGCTCTCATTATTGTCAG GTGTATCTGATGATGTAGAGTCTCCTATGAATCTTCTGAAGAATGAGTTTATGAAGTCACTAAACCAGCTACCCATGAGAGGCTTCCAAAAGCCTGCCCCTGTTCAGTTGG CCATGGTGGGACAGAAAATAAAGGAATGTGATAAGCTCCTTGAGAGTGCCCACACACACTGCAGTGCAGAATTTCCTGAAACGTCTGCCTTAGCTGAATCTTTAAAGAAAATAGTGGAACCAGATTTACTTCCAAGGAAGGAGAA gtGTGTTTCTTTAATGGATGCCATTACTACCAAATCACTTGAAGTGTCGGCACAAATTGCTACTAAttctgcaaaaatgttttctGAAGAAAGCAGCAAAATTAGAGGAATGCCATAG